One part of the Prunus persica cultivar Lovell chromosome G5, Prunus_persica_NCBIv2, whole genome shotgun sequence genome encodes these proteins:
- the LOC18775993 gene encoding COBRA-like protein 4: MIFNKYMCLVLSAVSFILKIPHAAAYDPLDPNGNITLKWDVKSWTSDGYVAVVTMNNFQMYRHIMSPGWTLGWVWAKKEVIWSMVGAQAVDQGDCTKFKGNIPHCCKKNPTVVDLLPGVPYNQQIANCCKAGVVASWGQDPSAAVSSFQLSVGRSGTSNKTVRLPKNFTLLGPGPGYTCSQAKIVRSTVFNSPDGRRKTQALMTWNVICTYSQLLASRYPTCCVSMSSFYNSTITPCPTCACGCRDKKKCIVSDSKLSSVVGIHTPTKDNTPLLQCTQHMCPIRVHWHVKTNYKQYWRVKITITNFNHRLNYTQWTLVVEHPNLNHITEVFSFVYKPLTPYQSKNDTGLFYGIKFYNDLLKEAGPEGNVQSELILEKNANTFTFKEGWGFPRKVYFNGDECMMPQPDEFPGLPNAAHTNLITVPKLALSWLLMFLALH; encoded by the exons ATGATTTTCAACAAGTATATGTGCCTCGTTCTCTCGGCTGTTTCGTTTATACTTAAAATTCCTCATGCAG CTGCTTATGACCCATTGGATCCGAATGGGAACATTACATTGAAATGGGATGTCAAATCCTGGACTTCCGATGGTTATGTG GCAGTTGTGACGATGAACAACTTTCAAATGTACCGGCACATCATGAGCCCTGGCTGGACCTTAGGATGGGTATGGGCAAAGAAAGAGGTGATCTGGTCCATGGTTGGAGCACAAGCCGTTGACCAAGGAGACTGTACCAAGTTTAAAGGAAACATACCACATTGTTGTAAGAAAAATCCTACAGTTGTTGACTTGCTCCCTGGTGTCCCCTACAACCAACAGATTGCCAATTGCTGCAAAGCTGGTGTTGTGGCATCATGGGGTCAAGACCCTTCAGCTGCTGTGTCTTCCTTCCAGCTGAGTGTTGGGCGCTCTGGAACTTCCAACAAAACCGTCAGACTACCAAAGAATTTCACTTTGCTTGGTCCAGGACCAGGCTACACTTGCAGCCAAGCAAAGATTGTGCGATCTACAGTTTTCAACTCACCTGATGGTCGTCGAAAAACTCAAGCGCTGA TGACTTGGAATGTGATATGTACTTACTCACAGTTGCTGGCGTCTCGCTACCCAACCTGTTGTGTCTCTATGTCATCATTTTACAACTCTACAATCACTCCTTGTCCAACTTGTGCCTGTGGTTGCCGagacaaaaagaaatgcaTTGT GAGTGATTCAAAGTTGTCGAGTGTTGTGGGAATACACACACCAACAAAGGATAACACCCCGCTGCTTCAGTGCACACAACATATGTGCCCAATTCGGGTACATTGGCATGTGAAAACAAACTACAAGCAGTATTGGCGTGTGAAGATTACCATAACTAATTTCAACCATCGGTTGAATTACACGCAGTGGACGCTTGTGGTTGAACATCCAAATCTCAACCATATTACGGAAGTTTTTAGCTTTGTCTACAAGCCCCTGACCCCATATCAATCCAAGA ATGACACTGGTTTGTTTTACGGCATAAAATTCTACAACGACCTCCTAAAAGAAGCTGGGCCAGAGGGAAATGTACAATCAGAGTTGATTCTTGAGAAGAATGCAAACACATTCACATTCAAGGAGGGTTGGGGTTTCCCTCGTAAGGTCTATTTCAATGGGGATGAATGCATGATGCCCCAACCTGATGAATTCCCAGGTCTACCAAATGCTGCCCATACAAATCTAATTACAGTACCAAAATTGGCTCTCTCTTGGCTTCTGATGTTTCTGGCTCTTCACTGA
- the LOC18775663 gene encoding COBRA-like protein 4, with the protein MEFKNQANPTHKVHLEVETCCSWSWLKFTFLAVLCCMVLSPAAAYDPLDPTGNITIKWDVMSWTPDGYVAAVTMNNFQMYRQIISPGWTLGWSWQKKEVIWTMVGAQTTEQGDCSKFKAAIPHCCKKTPTVVDLLPGVPYNQQFTNCCKGGVLASWGQDPTASVSAFQVSVGQAGTSNKTVKLPKNFTLFGPGPGYTCGPAKVVPSTVFLTADRRRKTQALMTWNVTCTYSQFLASKNPSCCVSFSSFYNETIVPCPSCACGCHNKKNCIKSDSKLAHKTGINTPKKDNTPLLQCTHHMCPIRVHWHVKLNYKAYWRVKISITNFNYRMNYTEWTLVAQHPNLNNVTQVFSFGYKPLLPYESINDTGMFYGMKFYNDLLMEAGPSGNVQSEVLLQKDQNTFTFKQGWAFPRRVYFNGDECMLPPPDAYPALPNSAHVNSISIFKMAASVLLILFSICFSLS; encoded by the exons ATGGAATTCAAAAACCAGGCCAACCCAACTCACAAAGTCCACCTTGAGGTGGAAACATGTTGCTCTTGGTCTTGGCTCAAGTTCACATTCTTGGCTGTGCTATGTTGCATGGTATTATCTCCTGCAG CTGCATATGATCCATTGGATCCAACTGGAAACATAACGATCAAATGGGATGTTATGTCCTGGACACCAGATGGCTATGTT GCTGCAGTGACTATGAACAACTTTCAAATGTACCGGCAAATCATTAGCCCCGGCTGGACTCTAGGGTGGTCATGGCAAAAAAAGGAAGTAATCTGGACCATGGTGGGAGCTCAAACCACAGAGCAAGGAGACTGTTCCAAATTCAAAGCAGCCATCCCACATTGTTGTAAGAAAACTCCAACAGTTGTTGACTTGCTTCCTGGAGTTCCTTACAACCAACAGTTTACCAATTGCTGCAAGGGCGGTGTCCTGGCATCTTGGGGACAGGATCCTACAGCTTCAGTCTCTGCCTTCCAGGTGAGTGTCGGGCAAGCTGGTACCTCAAATAAAACAGTGAAACTCCCCAAAAATTTCACCTTGTTTGGTCCAGGACCAGGGTACACTTGTGGCCCTGCAAAGGTCGTGCCATCCACAGTCTTCCTCACGGCTGATCGCAGGCGAAAGACTCAAGCCCTTA TGACATGGAATGTGACATGCACCTATTCACAGTTCCTTGCCTCCAAGAATCCAAGCTGTTGTGTTTCGTTTTCATCTTTCTACAATGAAACCATCGTTCCTTGCCCATCTTGTGCTTGTGGTTGTCACAATAAGAAAAACTGTATCAA GAGTGATTCAAAGTTAGCACACAAGACAGGAATAAACACACCAAAAAAGGACAATACACCGTTGCTTCAGTGCACACATCATATGTGCCCTATCCGAGTTCACTGGCATGTGAAGCTTAACTATAAGGCATATTGGCGCGTCAAGATTTCCATCACAAATTTCAATTATCGGATGAACTACACGGAGTGGACACTCGTTGCGCAGCATCCTAATCTCAACAATGTCACTCAAGTCTTTAGCTTTGGTTACAAACCCCTTCTCCCCTATGAGTCCATTA ATGACACTGGCATGTTCTATGGCATGAAGTTTTACAATGACTTATTAATGGAAGCTGGGCCATCAGGAAATGTTCAGTCTGAGGTGCTTCTGCAGAAGGACCAGAACACCTTTACATTCAAGCAAGGATGGGCCTTTCCTCGAAGAGTTTATTTCAACGGTGATGAATGTATGCTGCCCCCACCTGATGCATACCCAGCACTACCAAACTCTGCCCATGTAAATTCTATTTCAATCTTCAAAATGGCAGCTTCTGTACTTCTGATATTGTTTTCTATATGTTTTTCACTTTCCTGA